Genomic segment of Arachis hypogaea cultivar Tifrunner chromosome 16, arahy.Tifrunner.gnm2.J5K5, whole genome shotgun sequence:
TAGATGCTGCTGAGTGTAGATAAGATAGAGCACTAGCTGCCTCTGTTGCTATCCTTAGACGTGTGTTCCAAGTTAACAAATTATTCacattgttttgaatttgattgtggaTAAAATCAAAGAGGGTACCATTGTTAACAAACTCATAAACTAGTAAAGGAACCTCTTCTTCTAAGCAGCAACCTAACAGTTTCACTATGTTTCTATGATTGATTTGAGATAGAACAATCACCTCATTGATGAACTGCTCTGTTTGGCTCTGATCAACTATTTTAGACTTCTTGATTGCCACAATTCTATTATCGTCAAGAAAACCTTTGAAAACTGTACCGTAACCTCCTCTTCCAAGTATTAAGTTCTCATCATAATTGTTGGTAGCCTTCTTTAGTTCCTCTGATGTGAAAATCTGAGTAATTTGTGAGGATTCTTCTCTTGTAGAGAGTTGTCGTAACAACATTAAGCCACCATTTTGCTTAAAGTATTGTTGTTTGAGTTTGATGTGCTTTCTTTTTTGATGTGTCAAAATAAACAATGAAGTTGCCACAACAACAGCAATGGTTCCTCCACTTGCACCTACATTTAAAAGTGTGTTAATTGCACTATTTCAACTGTTGAAATATTTTCACTATAATTATAAAGTGAAAATTCACGTATAGTTGTCTTTGTGTAAAGTTAATAGCTAAAAtctattaaatgataatttagtcaaatttgtcagattatttaataatttttaactatcaacttcatataaaaataacTGTACATAAATTTTTACTTAATTACCATGCATGgttaagataagaaacaaaattatattaaagGTTATTAATAGATTATAGATAGACTAAAAGTTTACTTTTTTCATTCTAAAATGTTTTTCACTTCAAAAATTTAATACATTTATTTGGAGATAATTGGGTctgaatatattaaaattttaaaataatagataTTTATAAGTATTTTTTGTTCAAGTTGTTACCAATGAGAACCTTGGAAAGTAAATTTTGCTGTTGACATCCCCGTTGTTCCTTTGTGCCATTTCCAGTTTGACCCTTAGGACAAAAACATGTGTAAGACCCATTTGTATTTATACAATTACTTTCACTTATGCATTTGTGATTTCCTGTCTTACATTCGTCAATGTCTGCAAAGCATCACAAGAGAAATCACACAATTGTCAAAAAAAATATCGGTAATAATACAgagataataatataaatttattttatttaatataatattcataattgtatacatataacatttataattatatatttattatatgtaatattatttaattattctcgtgataattaaaaaatataaaaaaatttgtacaaTAACAAATTAgttcaaagattttttttatatttttttattgttgatgaaataaataaataatattaaatataataagtatataattatagattatatatataattagaatatTAAGTTAATAAAGTAAGTTCTGTTACAATCTGTTTTATTATATTGTCGGATATTGCCATGATGACtaagcaaaaattaaataaatcctACTCGCATTAAGTGCAAACAAAACGCAAAGCTCAGGATATATTTGACAAGctttcatgtatttttttttcatttgtaaTAAttgaagcatatatatatatatatatatatatatatatatattgcaatgGGATGAGCAGAACGGGACACGAACTTATCATcagaaatattaaaatatattgtgtaatttaaaaaatattcgcTACTTTCTTTaaaatataatagtaataatcatctaactttttaaattaaaaaatattcagtaCGTACTTTCTTTAAAATATAATAGTAatactctaattttttaaaattaatatatttttctatagCTTATTAAGAATCTTTCTCCTAGCCTCCAGTTTCTTTAAATTTCTCTTCAAACTAAATTTATGAATATCAACCGTAAAATgtgaaaatattattgataaaatgAAAAcacaattaattattaaaaaaaatattttgtatatagaaaagtatagatagacaataaaaatattaaataatgtgaacaatagatatatcgattgtttattttactagatatacagatggttattttaatattaaaatttagatagtTAATTTGAAAATGTAATATGTCtcatttttatttgattagtaattgttcatgttgttcaagataattattatttatctagcACTCCTCTTTGTATATTCATCTTATATTATACACCAAGTCAACATATACTTTTCCAATAATAGTTCAAACTAGCAGAAGGATATATGTtgatttggtaattaaaattaagataattattcactttaaaaaaaataattaaaattttttagataatttaacataattatttgATATAATACATACGTGTCTACATAAAGATATCTTTATGTGTTTAATTATCTCAAATTAAATGAGTATAATTAAGTAAATAACACAATTcaataatcatttaaaattttttaaaaaataacttagcattattttttggttttaaaATACGATAGAAaatcacaattaaaaaaataaaaaatagtaaaaattcacATATAATTTGTCTTTATTTAAAGTTAATAGTTGAAAATCATTAGATAACAATTCAATCAAATACGTtaaattatctaacaattttcaactatcaacttaatataaaaacaataatgaaaaatatataataaaaaaaacaatataaaatGAAGTAAATATTATTACCTATGCAACCAATGGGATGATATGGATTTCCTTGATAACCTTCCTTGCATTTGCATAGATAACCATTTCCAGCCTCTGATTCCTCACAATTGGAATTACCCTTACAAACATTGCTACCACTTTTCAAAGACTCTTCACATGTCTCATTTCCAACACTCCAATCAAAAACCACAGCCATCCTCTCATAAGGTAAATTTTCCAAATGGTCCTTAGAAAATGTATAATTCCCATTTTTGGCAACAAAAGCATAGCTACAATTATTGAACCCCAAGGATGTATTGAAATTCTCAAAGCTAAATGCTTGAACCGTGTTGTTCCTCATTCCGGCTGGAATATCCACTTGACAACACCCAATCCCGGCGCATTTTCCGTCGACGATAATCGTCGATTCTCGATAGCATCTCGTTAAACAACCGGTTGAATATGTTGCACCATCGAAGAAACTATTTAGGTAGCCATAAGTGTCACAACCAACACTTATGAACTTGTTGTCCATGCTAGAAATTGTGTAATAAGTGGTTTTTAGCCATGATTCGGTCCCAGCGGTTATGGTGGGACCAGAATCTTTGTCATAACAACTTTTTGAGATCAAAATCATCATGTCAACTTGACCTTTGGTGATGTTTATGGCTATGATTGGGATTGAATCTCTATCTCTATGTAAGGTTGAGTTTGTGCAAACTAGGTTAAATCGCTCCGATAAATAACAATTCTTACCGGTTTTTGATGATTTTCCAATCCCAAatggatatggaatttgaatgTCTCCACAAGAACTTTGGCAGCCTTCTAGAACTTGGGTTTGATTGTCATCCATGGCGGCCGTAACCGCCAGGATGACTAATAGTACCATTAACACCATCGTCACCGGCTCCATCACCGTcgcaaaattattttgtattttattttcaggtgaaatttacacaatttttttataaattggatATAGTGTTGAATTAAGGATAAAATTACACTTTATAATTTGAACCTAAGAGTGATGCTAGGGCTAACTCTTTTATACAGAGCTTTGAATGCTATATGCATGTTGACAAGTTGTTGGCAAAAAGAAACTTTTACATATTTTTAGAGTTTAATACATTTTTAATGCATGTCTTGTAAGCACTCAATTAATATTTTATGAGCTACGACTATGAGCATacaaaagtttcttgaaaatatCGAACACTGACCAGAGAGAGAGTCAATCAAATATGAAACGATTTATAAAATGTCTTTCatcttttatgtatatatatttcagTGAAGATCAAAAGTTGTGACATCAATATAATGTTAACCAGGACGGCTTATTAACTTTAATTATGATTATATCAATGCTGGAATAATTAAGTGAAGGTGGTGGATTATTCTTAATTGACACCTTAGAATCTCTGCCCTGCAGAAGTGTGTGCCAAGTGAAGTCATTAACAACCTGTTGTGAAAGCTTTTATTTCCACaagttaataaatattaattaatattatgaaATACCTAAATTGTTAGAGAGGTCATGAATGTTATAAGCaattaaaaatgtgaaaaaaaaacatataatataTTGTTCTTCAATTATTTTACACTATTAAATACGGATATTTTGTTGAATTATCATGTCTATATGTCAGATATATTTAGAATGCGATACTGCGtatcttaataaaatataaaataaaaaaataatttttcaaatacgTTTGTTTAaacacacctaaatatcatcatGTATCAACATGTTCATTTTTGTTCTTAatctatattcttaaaataaatttaaaaatactatatattattatgtattaaaataaaaaatattttaaatatttatataattaaaaaataaaagtagttAAAATCTtcatttatattttagtattgataaattttaaaatattattataatttatttaaaagatattttatattatatatatatatataaattaattataaaaaattaaaatttatgtgtaTGCTTCTGCATTATTATTTATGCTTCATAGAATATTACTTTTAcattttctgcttttttttttctctaaaaaataCACTATTGACAATCATTAAGTACTGACAGATTTTTTTGCTGCAAAATTATTTGTCAAAATTACTGATAGAATTTGGTACAAGTTTTTTGTCGCATaatagaaaagataaaatttCACAAACTTATTACTAGGTTGCTGTATGTATAAGTCAGAATTTGGTACAAGTTTTGAATGGTATCCCCCGACTCGATCCTAGGTTGCTGTATGTATAAGTCAGAATTTAAATTTTCGATAGTTATTTAAGTAGATTTGTGAGTTAACCGCTCAAGTGATCTTTGTTTTGAGACTATCCAATACAAGCCAATCTGCTCTTATCTAAAAAGAGGCCAACTGATCTAAATCCAAACCATCAAGGCCCAAACGAAAAAGTTTACATCATAATGGAccaaatcaaactaaataagCCTCCTAACAAGAACACTATATAAGGCCCAAACCTGAATAAAGACATATATTTACCACAAGGAAGACCCCCTCTCTctcaattcaattttaatttttacttttaaagGTAAGTTAGCGttcaagaccaaaaaaaaaagggtaGCGTTAGAATCTGTTATTGGTAATTTGGTATTGTGCTATTTTAGTGTGGTGTGAATGTGCGCATTTTAATTTATAGATTTTATAAATCGGTacaataatttattttcatattttttgaatgtgaattttagttaatataaatGGTTTTCCTTGCATTTTAACAAAAGTCTACATTTTTTggttaagaattacaaaataatggtCAATTTGTGCATTATTTATACATTTTGAAAAATGTAGTAGCTAAAATGCATATATAACATAGTTTGGGAAAATAATTGTGTATTTTCCTAAATCCtaataacaataaattaaatgatataatatttttttaaaaataaaa
This window contains:
- the LOC112805957 gene encoding putative wall-associated receptor kinase-like 16 gives rise to the protein MVLMVLLVILAVTAAMDDNQTQVLEGCQSSCGDIQIPYPFGIGKSSKTGKNCYLSERFNLVCTNSTLHRDRDSIPIIAINITKGQVDMMILISKSCYDKDSGPTITAGTESWLKTTYYTISSMDNKFISVGCDTYGYLNSFFDGATYSTGCLTRCYRESTIIVDGKCAGIGCCQVDIPAGMRNNTVQAFSFENFNTSLGFNNCSYAFVAKNGNYTFSKDHLENLPYERMAVVFDWSVGNETCEESLKSGSNVCKGNSNCEESEAGNGYLCKCKEGYQGNPYHPIGCIDIDECKTGNHKCISESNCINTNGSYTCFCPKGQTGNGTKEQRGCQQQNLLSKVLIGASGGTIAVVVATSLFILTHQKRKHIKLKQQYFKQNGGLMLLRQLSTREESSQITQIFTSEELKKATNNYDENLILGRGGYGTVFKGFLDDNRIVAIKKSKIVDQSQTEQFINEVIVLSQINHRNIVKLLGCCLEEEVPLLVYEFVNNGTLFDFIHNQIQNNVNNLLTWNTRLRIATEAASALSYLHSAASISIIHRDVKSANILLDDNYTAKVSDFGASRLVPLDQEALATMVQGTIGYLDPEYMQTSQLTEKSDVYSFGVVLVELLTSEKPLSFDRTEEKRSLALYFLSCLKEDRLFEVVRVELLSEENKQEIEEVAFLAAKCLRLNGDERPSMKEVAMKLEGLQLMQKQPWINGNKNLEETCYLLPGSSSKTCEFGDSSCHKNAGYDSIRDQVLISFDDGR